The segment cttattcttattcttattcttattcttattcttattcttattcttattcttattcttattcttattcttattcttattcttattcttattcttattcttattcttattcttattcttattcttattcttattcttattcttattcttattcttattcttattcttattcttattcttattcttattcttattcttattcttattcttattcttattcttattcttattcttattcttattcttattcttattcttattcttattcttattcttattcttattcttattcttattcttattcttattcttattcttattcttattcttattcttattcttattcttattcttattcttattcttattcttattcttattcttattcttattcttattcttattcttattcttattcttattcttattcttattcttattcttattcttattcttattcttattcttattcttattcttattcttattcttattcttattcttattcttattcttattcttattcttattcttattcttattcttattcttattcttattcttattcttattcttattcttattcttattcttattcttattcttattcttattcttattcttattcttattcttattcttattcttattcttattcttattcttattcttattcttattcttattcttattcttattcttattaatgccaacacagccacaataaaggattcctggaaataattttaattatttcttagCATaggaatatttcaaattattctcTTGCctgtgtattaacatttgcaaaatatcagagGTATATTACAagtgtttaatcggccaggccaactgtgaagaattgccgcaaagacgattataagaaataaatcttgtgtgaataagttattcatacatagatgcatttcaaaatcaacaggggaagaagaaatggGGACGTCtagtaccaaccgtttctgattaactgtaaatttgtttcgttgggagtatctttgctaataaaggttaagtgatactccggaccctcggggatgaacttatggcatttagcCCAAAAGCCCGGTTGCTATTGggcaaggttatagcgccttatttcgcttactgaaaatatataaaatacacCAGCAAGCCAAAAGTAGATAATTAAGTATTTTAGAAaatatataaacattaatttaaCAACTGTGGGCATAACTTGATGTTACTGTCCAAAATTCGCCGTCACCGTCACATAAAAATTGTCGTAGAATAACTGGTTCAAGAATAATCAAAACAAGATATCCAAAGAATCGAAAACTCTCCCCTCCGGGAAAACAGAAGACTTATAACTTGCTATACATTGCCCTTTGATTTCACAGTAgagtatataaaaaataaataaatataaggaACGTCCTCACTCGATTTCAAATCTGGTAGTCATTACCTCATTACCTCATTGGTTACTTTCCCAATCGAGTCAGTTGAATCGGCCATGTCCTTAAATATTTTCGGAATAATATGGATAAAACGACGAATCTCGATTCAGTGGATAATATTGACAGGTATTCAATTCTTCTGGAAGTTCACGACGGCACATTCTCCGAGAAATATCGAGAACAGATCGTCAAAGTGTTAGTTCCAGATAGCAACTTCGAGTACGGAGAAGTTATTTCAATATAATTTTCACTTATGTCCGGTTTCGCAAAAGCTGCTGAATATTCggaagttttacagcatagaCATTCACATCGAAATTCACTTGAATTTAATATTTCTTAAACACGACACTATCACACTTGTTTTCGAAAATATCTTCATGAAACGCTACAAGAGAGAAAAAATTCAGCcgcaatttttttggaaaatctatGAAAAACGTGACAGTAAATTTTTTCGCGTCCATCCGCACGCGTAGTTTGCTACGATATTCCTAGCggcaacttctgttatttattatcagaaactagaggcggtgtcctattgctCGAAACCGTGAAGAACGCGTGATATTGTTATTATCTATCGAAATTGAAATTCTATTCGGACAATTTTTGAACATTATTCTTGGTTATTATCAAACCTGCGTTATTTCTGACCAATGCAATGTAAGTGACGTTTAAATAATTTTCCAATTTCCATGTAATTTTAGCGATTTAGTGAATAGTGATCCCGAGGATTTATTTTTAGTGAAGCTAGCGGTTTCGCTAACGTACTCAAAATTTATCGAAAAGTCGCTAATTAGAACTTAGCGTCGTTGATTAGCGAATTAGAAAATTAAAGAAATTGGTCCCAACACTGTTTATTgcattaacttttctgctcagaATGTCGCTCACTGTAAGTTATAGAGCAAAATATACAAACCAATGAGTTATTTGTAACTACTCTAATAAAGCAAGTAAACGCAGGTGTATTCGTGCTGCGCGGCACGAATAACTGacataaaaattaccttttaagCGTAAAACCTTTCGAAAACTTAGCCTTTTAGTATAGCTGTTAGAAAACGGTCCGAGATAAATGTTTTGAGCTGCGCTCTATGGAATAAGTTTTGTTTTGGGCCGTGCGACGAATCAAAAACTATCAGTTTTTGACGATAGTTGAAGGAACATGGTATGATATAATATGACAACCCGTtcaaagaaaaataacaaaattataacacgaTGAGTTCGaaataacaaaacgcaaaaagGGAATTTGTGATaagtatatttaaaaaaaatcgattcaaAATAAACGAAAGGATAATTTTTCCtaccatcaagcgatacaagAAAACCGATTCATGGGAAATGCGCCCCAATTCTGGCCATAAACGCACCGTAAGGATACAAGAAACCATCGAACGAGTAAGAGAGCTAGttcgacggaaaccagatcaTTCTGGTCGGAGGAATTGAGAATTTCACAGTCAATATGAatatgaagaatattttgaaagatgaccttcgattgattccatacagAATAAAGCAAGGGGTGCACGGTTAGACTAAAAAGTAGAAtgttgcaagagtcgaaagacgacggcagctgctcaagcggcacgatgattgtgaaattctgttttcatacGAAAGAATGTTCCTGCTgcaggatcaccacaaccaactaaatgatcggatatatgttAAAATCAATACTATATATTACATACATCATCAAAATATACTACATACAACAatacaccatactgcttcctACAAAATTTAGCATCGTCTCATCAGGCGAAAACTTGGTTTACTATGAGGACAATTTTACGGAATCTTCGAAGGAGTggcctgcctcttcgcctgCTTTGAATCcgctcgacttctatgcatgggaTTATATGCTAGGCAAACGTTTGGGGCCCATTTGAGATAAAATgccaaaatattcgtttgtcgtGATAAAAACGTGGTACGCAATTATCTAGTACATCCAAAGCTGCACATCAAATATCAATTGATGTAGAAAATCATTGCAATGAAGATTGAAACCCCTGCGAATTCCTGCGAGACTACATGTTAAATTACTTTTCGCTTCAATCTTGTTATCAGCTGTCGTTTTGACATACTATTTCAAGTATGCTGCAATGTATActttacaaaatacaaaatgtaTACTTTTTTGTATGAGATTACTTCTTTCAACAGGATATTCAACTGCCGAACTGAATTTCTTTTCACGAAATTAcagcatttttaaaatttatatatCAATCATGTAAAATTCTGAGTTTCCCGACCACTAGTTCGAAATAAAGGACTCAATGTTTTGGTTACAATTGAAATTATCATCTTAAATGTATGTGAAGAATAATCGTTTTGTATTAACCAGCAATGAAATCGAAGAATTCGACCACTATAGCAAAAATGACAACAATATCTGCTTTATGAATACCGATAACAGAATGCTTTCCATGAAGTTCCCACGAATTTCGTTCCTGATTTCGTTACATGCGTACTTACGTAGGTACGTATGTGTAGTTGGAGCACTGAATGGGCTCCATGGATACGAGACAGTCAAAACAAACCGCCCATCTTGCACCACTTGAGAAAACAGGATATTCTTGCCTAAGAAAACACTCGCGGTCACAAGTATAACGAAAAAAAAGTGTGAAAATTGCGACTTTGGCGAAACAAAGTGATGGACACCTACGTTTACTGCAACGGGCGCACGGATGGCTCCACGACACCCAAACACCCCGAAGCAGGTAGACAGTGTGGAAAATAGCGAGCGAACAAATGACGATTCACAATCAGTCAGAGTTCGTTTTGGCTTTTGGCGACAACCATCGTGCGCTAAGGCTCGCTCTGTGACTGTGTGGACAGTTTGCCGCAGTTCAGTTCATTAGCTTTGCTAATTAAGCTCTTCTGATTGGTCTCGTTGTTctcgttgtttttcttttcttttctgccatCAGAAGCGATGACAGCGCGGGCCGCGGGCAATCGCAATATGAACTGGCTCATTCATGGCCTGTACACGAGGAATGActactcattgtgcaaaaaactAATAGAAAGGCAGCTAATTATCAACTACGATAAAGAGTATTTATATTATGTAAAGGTAAGACAGCAAAAAGTTGGAAACCATCACGGTAACACTTTTCGATCGTAGGGTTTAATTTTGCGAAACGAAGACTATCCTGCTGAGGCAATCAATTGCTTCCAACAGGCCATAATGGTAAACAGGAAAAACTCCGATAACTATAAGGAACTGGCCAAGACTTTGTACGGCTTCGTCTTTGTTATcctgagaaaactgaaaatgaaactTTCGAACTTGAACTTTTAGATTTGCAATGGGTCGCTTTAAGCCGGCGTTGGAGGTGTTCCTCAAGGCGGAAACCTTACTCGAGCGACCGGATCCGGAAGTGTATCATTTTATCGGTGAACTATTCTATAAAAACTTCGGTCAACCGAAGGCGGGCCTGACGGAAGCCAAAGAATATCTTAAACAATCCGTCATGTGTGGTAAACACGTGAATAGCTATAAAATTTTGGCTGAGATTTATATCGAAGAAGGTGAAAATGTTAAAGCGATTGAAATGATCGAGAGTTGTTTGCAGTGAGTAGCCGAATGAATGAGATTAGAATAAAGAAATaatccttttttttttgctcaagaGTTTCACAGGATGACGTTGCTTTGATAACGCAGATCGGAGTGTTGTATTTAAAAATCAACGAATATCAACGAGCTTTCGAAAAGCTACTGGATGCTATTGCAATTGACGATAAGTGCACAACAGCTTTACTAGCGCTGGGATCTATACTGCAAGTATATGCCATATGATAACACAAAATATGTTATTAGAACTgaataatttaactatttgttctCAGTCTAAAAACGATATTGATGGGGCGTTAAATAAATACAAGCGTATTTCCAACTTACCTGAGGAGGGAGCCGAAATATGGAGTAATATCGGATTGTGTTTCTTCAAGAAGCAGAAATATATCGCCGTAAGACACATAATTATTTTGAATCGATATTTATTGGTTTAACTGAAAATTTCTATCGTCTGTAATTTATGAATCAAATGCCAAATGTCCAACAGAAAGTAGGGCACGTGCTCCAGTGTATTCACTGGAGTAATGACGgtgatacagtaatgttccgattttgtctactgccGATTTTGGGTACCCCCGATTTCATCAGCTTTctatccgattttgtcagcctataaattttgtttaacttttgtgcttttaaacttgatttataaaacttttcagactgcttgaaactattctgattctctggggagagtttttcaataaaatgatgccttcttgcgagtaattcggggtcaaaattagggtatttttatagtaaaagtcctatagttcctaaacaagcgaagatagaggtatactattttcagcaatgttgtgtattttcactgtttgtacaactttgtaaaacaggtaAAAGTAATattacaactacaaaaaaagattaaatagaaaaactgattttaacaatttataaatgacaaataggatttttctatcttcgctaagAGGTAGaaggtcttcagcaaaatttcttgtaataatatgctgtaaaactttgcaaaacacatcaatgtgttatattgaaactgaagaaaaatattttttttttttgcacttttaggaggattaatcaaagtttgaattccactggacgatagaacttttaattttaagaaactcttccaaaggttccataaacctaaaaccaagttttcccgctaaAAGCttatgcgcaccaaaaaaggttcggacccagtgtgctgtgccctgttcattgagctttcggttgaccaatttaatttttattagaagtcttcgatattgcaaggtcgaaagtgttgaattttgaaaaaaatttcccattttgtcagcccaaaattgaacatggggctgacaaaatcggaacattactgtatcagGATTGATGAAACAGTTTTTGAGAGAGGAGGTTCCTCGACTTTGAAAATTGTCGTTTTAAGTAAAACGCGTTTAAAGAAAtgacctttttttatttttccaaccCACACTGAGTCAAAGATATGTAGAAGCGTTCttctataaaaaaaactttaactcGAATGTGCCAAACACTAACACAAACCCGTGTCCAGACATAATCAAAAGGTAgggcacccgacctttcagaagaattttTTTGGCCTTGCAACATTGAGCAATCGTAGGATGACGAATTTACTATTACTTACCATAATGAACCGGCCGATTAGGTTAAAAACTCCGTGCTTTCAGGTGCAATTGGACATGAATTCAAAGTTGGAATTGGACtaggaattagacttgaaattgaactatcAATTATGTAATgtagaaattggacatgaaaataaacttgaaattaaacattaaattagacttttttctcttttcaacgacgtatagcagtcggctttttacttttctgttgggaagaataaatgcttaatgcgagaaatgaagattcaggcaaactgaaaattcttgatattaggccaaaaatatagacttagcgaaggtgagagtcgaactcacagctcccaatctctagttgagcgtgttgtttaaccaattacaccactaagccgtctatagaCGATaaacggcttagtggtgtaattggttaaacaacacgctcaactagagattgggagctgtgagttcgactctcaccttcgctaagtctatatttttggcctaatatcaagaattttcagtttgcctgaatcttcatttctcgcattaagcatttattcttcccaacattaaattagacttgaattaagactaatttgaacttaaagTTTTACTGCAGGTCGgatatggacacgaaattagacacataGTGTTACTTCtaattaggattgacatttttcatcgtattcTCTCATACGTTTTATcacttttctgttcagtttttctcttttccaattCCGTTAAACACTTTTCcacgattttttcttttttctgtgccattttcttggttttcgctCTCAATTCTCTTCTGTTCCTTCTgtctttcctccttttctattacatttcttttttttgtttcattgttccgtttttctttgttttttgtccTATTTTGCATATGTTCGGTCCTGTTCTTCCTTTTGCTTCACTCGTTTTCTTTCATCTTCTTTCCTGTTTTCCGTCCTTTCcctttccttttttcgttttcagtggTCGtcattttctaactctttttaacCCATTTCTCACAATTTTTTCGTCCTCGTTTAGTACGTTTTTCCCCTTTTTGATGCAtcagttttccttcttttctgtcacgtttattctgttttggttccttttttctcttgctCTCCAGGTTTCCTGTGTTATTTCCCATTTTCGTCTCTTTCTCTCttgtttcatctttttctttggTCCGTTATTCGTGTTTTTCTTGTCTAATACAGATAAATCTTGTTTCCCTATTTGTTGTCCCAACTTCTCTCTTTATATCTCATGTAACATCTATTTCCCATTCTGTTCGTTTCCTctatcattttttcttttttccctttgtttgtttcgcttttcttcttttcctatcTCGTTTTTTCATTCTTTAAAGGCCTGattttcctcttatttttctcttttctgtcccgtttttcgttttttcttctatttttctcCGTAGAGAGACCCATTTATCAACTCTTGCTGccattttctgttccgtttcgtcattttttttatttttttccccatttcaacactatttctcgtttttcattttcatctgTTCCGCTCTTCCTATTCTTACTAGTTTCACTTCTTCGCTGtctttttctatcacgtttacctctttttctgttctcgtttctccatttcttTACCCCTGTATTgagatggtggacttatgagcattttttttggtaattcaGCCAGCTTGTTCCTCCCCACGTTGACGGTCACACTTCGAAATGCATGAGACTTTAGTAGTCCACTGCATGTCACTGTTATGGATGTTAAgcatttctttatttctttacccctgtattttcgttttcttttctttccattattttatttcttcttctttgtctcgtttttttcacttttctatcCATTTGatccattttttcttgtttgttttttcttcttcctctCGTTTCACTTCTTTTATTTGTTATTCTCCCTTATTTTCTATATTTCTGTCTCCTCTTTTTGCGTCATCTTCCCActttttctctccagttttcttcttttctacttGTTTTCTCATCCATTTTGTCACTGTATTTTCTTTTGGTTTTCGTGTTTCATGCTAATTTTTCTTCTCTATTTCTCTGGTGTGTGTCCactttttc is part of the Sabethes cyaneus chromosome 2, idSabCyanKW18_F2, whole genome shotgun sequence genome and harbors:
- the LOC128736228 gene encoding Bardet-Biedl syndrome 4 protein homolog is translated as MDTYVYCNGRTDGSTTPKHPEAAMTARAAGNRNMNWLIHGLYTRNDYSLCKKLIERQLIINYDKEYLYYVKGLILRNEDYPAEAINCFQQAIMVNRKNSDNYKELAKTLFAMGRFKPALEVFLKAETLLERPDPEVYHFIGELFYKNFGQPKAGLTEAKEYLKQSVMCGKHVNSYKILAEIYIEEGENVKAIEMIESCLQVSQDDVALITQIGVLYLKINEYQRAFEKLLDAIAIDDKCTTALLALGSILQSKNDIDGALNKYKRISNLPEEGAEIWSNIGLCFFKKQKYIAAISCLKKAIWVAPLNFNALYNLGLVLVTAQQYVSAFQTLAAAICLRPDNADCYMLLGTCLRHLNDPGNAYLAMEKSTMLPDAIKNPLIYLNFALYCYEIGKPEQSVSYLANFIEMTQHISVHREYLKMADRLNAVLASSASLRLPIPAGGGVPAADGSVTPTIGASTSTEQAATAIGMHNEDEKTTSDDGARANRNDNDET